The Desmonostoc muscorum LEGE 12446 genome includes a region encoding these proteins:
- a CDS encoding P-aminobenzoate N-oxygenase AurF: MEKTIHRKLQINHTRNKQQDHTALMDEAVTNFRYEDCQNEYWNPEEFSLLYGTPLWEQSSQHQRIILNQLYWVAYYSQIVSAEIATIFFNQTSAAGLYAQEDFRLICDTLDLESAQERSHINAFRTIAKQVEQALFGELIFTYPMRGPFTETMVYADTNALKTWWKKIQLQYFGLISANNTFLACQYFTVRGVRTLNGKLVQHKLSNYYQKYPHPEAAPIPAKVSYYHFMDESFHFNSSTIISHDVVTCLKPPTAFERLVANLGLLGCQRDHFHFSAAINGIFWYDPALYNKIYRVLRSRIFEMSDKDAKEMMRRCFTQDSEGLQRSFSTHQEAMKSYQVYVEKLDYLWQRNRDMSLMATNSISRYLAIQKRAFQGFEHQEDLFLSHAETQRRREEWKSVV; the protein is encoded by the coding sequence ATGGAAAAAACTATTCATCGCAAATTACAAATTAACCACACCCGCAACAAACAGCAAGATCATACTGCTTTAATGGATGAAGCAGTTACCAATTTTCGCTATGAAGATTGTCAAAACGAGTATTGGAACCCAGAGGAATTTTCGCTTCTATATGGCACACCTTTATGGGAACAGTCGAGCCAACATCAGCGGATAATTTTGAACCAACTTTACTGGGTAGCTTACTACTCACAAATTGTTTCTGCTGAAATTGCAACTATCTTTTTCAATCAAACCAGTGCAGCCGGACTTTACGCCCAAGAAGATTTTCGCTTAATCTGCGATACATTAGATTTGGAATCCGCCCAAGAGCGATCGCACATTAACGCCTTCCGCACAATTGCCAAACAGGTTGAACAAGCATTGTTTGGGGAACTTATCTTTACCTACCCCATGCGCGGCCCCTTTACAGAAACGATGGTTTATGCTGACACCAATGCCCTAAAAACTTGGTGGAAAAAAATTCAACTTCAATACTTTGGGCTAATTTCTGCGAATAATACATTTTTGGCTTGTCAGTATTTCACAGTCCGGGGAGTACGGACGCTAAACGGCAAATTAGTACAGCACAAACTCAGCAATTATTATCAAAAATATCCTCATCCTGAAGCTGCTCCCATTCCTGCTAAAGTCTCCTATTATCACTTCATGGATGAAAGTTTTCACTTCAATAGTTCGACAATTATATCTCACGATGTTGTTACTTGTCTTAAGCCACCAACTGCTTTTGAGCGACTCGTTGCTAATTTAGGATTGCTGGGATGTCAGCGCGATCATTTTCATTTTTCTGCTGCGATAAATGGGATATTCTGGTACGATCCGGCGCTATATAACAAGATTTATCGGGTGTTGCGATCGCGCATTTTTGAGATGAGTGACAAGGATGCTAAAGAAATGATGCGGCGTTGTTTTACGCAGGACTCGGAAGGATTACAGCGCAGTTTTTCAACTCATCAGGAGGCGATGAAATCTTATCAGGTGTATGTTGAAAAGCTCGATTATCTTTGGCAACGTAATCGGGATATGTCACTGATGGCTACTAATTCAATTTCTCGGTATTTGGCGATTCAAAAAAGGGCTTTTCAAGGTTTTGAACATCAAGAGGATTTGTTTTTATCTCACGCAGAGACGCAGAGGCGCAGAGAGGAATGGAAGAGTGTTGTTTAG
- a CDS encoding deaminase domain-containing protein, translating into MFKIFEVIGHRRDLDSEYKILEAIAEKYTNNREVKGKIELFTEREPCDSCEYVIKQFRQTLPNIQLNVHYENIA; encoded by the coding sequence ATGTTTAAAATCTTTGAAGTTATTGGACATCGAAGAGACTTAGACTCAGAGTACAAAATATTAGAAGCGATTGCCGAAAAATATACAAATAATAGAGAAGTAAAGGGTAAGATTGAGTTATTCACCGAAAGAGAGCCATGTGATTCGTGTGAGTATGTCATTAAGCAGTTTAGGCAAACTTTGCCGAACATTCAGCTAAATGTACATTACGAAAACATTGCGTAA
- a CDS encoding IS5 family transposase, whose translation MAYSSNLTDAEWEIFEPLLQEILPTKKQTRPTNWPKRDIFNGILYQLKNGCNWQDLPKDLPPYSTVYWHYKQWRAAGVFEELMSVLHGQVREQVKKKPHWTTLIIIDSQAVKNTCNASVESKGFCFYKATNGIKRHLAIDTLGFPFFTLCTRANVSDDAGLIEMFTLNIDYFKSKPIDIPKITILLDHGYHPEYLTQELERIYPEIMTKIQFQLSTKPSKQEKAAQGKSGFVPAIARWVIERSNAWMERCKILVKNFERTLVSATAKLNICFIRLMIKRLAAPS comes from the coding sequence ATGGCGTATTCCAGCAACCTCACTGATGCAGAATGGGAAATTTTTGAACCCTTATTGCAAGAGATATTACCGACTAAGAAGCAGACTCGACCGACCAACTGGCCAAAGCGAGATATCTTCAATGGAATTCTCTATCAACTAAAAAATGGATGCAATTGGCAAGACTTACCTAAAGACCTCCCCCCTTATTCCACTGTATATTGGCACTACAAACAGTGGCGAGCAGCCGGGGTATTTGAGGAACTGATGAGTGTCTTACATGGACAAGTGCGTGAACAGGTAAAAAAAAAACCGCACTGGACGACATTGATCATCATTGACTCCCAAGCAGTGAAAAATACCTGCAACGCCAGTGTGGAGTCGAAAGGTTTTTGCTTCTACAAAGCCACCAACGGTATTAAAAGGCATTTGGCTATTGACACCCTTGGGTTTCCCTTTTTTACGCTCTGTACTCGCGCCAATGTCTCGGATGATGCCGGATTAATTGAGATGTTTACTCTCAACATCGACTACTTCAAGTCAAAACCTATCGATATTCCCAAGATTACTATCCTGCTAGATCATGGGTATCACCCAGAATATTTGACTCAGGAGTTAGAGCGAATTTACCCAGAGATCATGACCAAAATTCAGTTTCAACTTTCTACGAAACCCTCAAAACAAGAGAAAGCGGCACAAGGAAAATCTGGATTTGTTCCGGCAATAGCTAGATGGGTGATCGAACGCTCCAATGCTTGGATGGAGCGCTGTAAAATTCTGGTTAAGAACTTTGAACGAACCCTGGTTAGTGCCACTGCCAAACTCAATATCTGCTTCATCAGGCTAATGATTAAGAGGCTTGCAGCACCTTCTTAG
- a CDS encoding nucleotidyl transferase AbiEii/AbiGii toxin family protein, translated as MIESNEKQVLSDLVNIFSALNMPMIVVGAGARLLIFDQKFGEGRGTKDWDIAISIDSWKDYQQICEALINGDSPCFKNTRNPHKFIHIKTSIEVDIVPFGEIGEPDQKIVWSETGNSMNVLGFTEAMLSAKHITIDDFEIQVIDIPAFIVLKIFAWGDRGERTNKDLEDIDFILSKYEDDDRVFNELAEELADKVIEFLDANIYLLGQDIYKILQSKTLHELNLLLNKLLDKFDDEPESLGYKLEILKKGISSFSSDNVI; from the coding sequence ATGATTGAATCTAACGAAAAACAAGTATTATCTGATTTAGTAAACATTTTTAGTGCATTAAATATGCCAATGATTGTAGTTGGTGCCGGTGCTAGGTTACTAATATTCGATCAGAAATTTGGAGAAGGGAGAGGAACAAAAGACTGGGATATTGCAATATCGATAGATAGCTGGAAAGATTATCAACAAATTTGTGAAGCTCTAATAAATGGTGATTCTCCTTGTTTTAAGAATACAAGAAATCCTCACAAATTTATACATATTAAGACTAGTATCGAAGTGGACATTGTACCTTTCGGAGAAATTGGTGAACCCGATCAAAAAATTGTTTGGTCTGAAACAGGCAATTCAATGAACGTTTTAGGGTTTACTGAAGCGATGTTATCTGCCAAACATATTACTATTGATGATTTTGAAATACAAGTAATCGACATACCAGCTTTTATAGTTCTCAAAATTTTTGCTTGGGGAGATCGCGGAGAGCGCACAAACAAAGATTTAGAGGATATTGATTTTATTTTATCAAAATATGAAGATGACGATCGAGTTTTTAATGAACTAGCAGAGGAACTTGCTGATAAAGTAATTGAGTTCCTTGATGCAAATATCTATTTACTAGGACAAGATATTTATAAAATTCTTCAGTCAAAAACACTGCATGAGTTAAATTTACTATTGAACAAACTACTAGATAAGTTTGATGATGAGCCAGAATCTTTAGGCTATAAGTTGGAAATACTCAAAAAAGGCATTAGCTCTTTTTCCTCGGATAACGTGATTTAA
- a CDS encoding PIN domain-containing protein translates to MRNLFSWRLRPSEADFSKLWENATFVFDTNFLLDLYRVSRPTVEDFLKILEKLQNRIWLPYQVADEFLRRREEIIDSEAASFDKALLVLEKWKSEQQKFNSLRGKLNEAGRIVAAEVDSLFDTQKNYLDAVDEVERVFREKINELANAHFPFDADNDSILESLLSIFESKVGEPYDEQTLQSLYKEAEDRYKKLQPPGFGDVKDKGDERKYGDFILWKQILTFAQRASLPIVFVTGEKKGDWWIKNNGEIVSPHIELRREFQEYVKQPFWIYRTQRFLEMAKDKLMVEINPRSIEETNAIADADLIDEQNDKVIEQAIAQTLIPNSDLLKELARSQINYSDMQKAIAQTLIPNSDVLKELARSQINYSDMQKAVGQTLIPNSDVLKELARLQINYSDIQKAIGQTLIPNSDALKKLARLQMANSAATLKALEQIRRL, encoded by the coding sequence ATGAGAAACTTATTTTCCTGGAGACTTCGCCCATCTGAGGCTGATTTTTCAAAGCTGTGGGAAAATGCCACTTTTGTCTTTGATACAAATTTTCTCCTTGATTTATATCGGGTATCGCGTCCTACAGTAGAGGATTTTCTAAAAATCCTAGAAAAGCTTCAAAATAGAATTTGGCTGCCTTATCAAGTAGCCGACGAGTTTTTGAGACGGCGAGAAGAAATCATTGATTCGGAGGCCGCATCTTTTGATAAAGCTCTATTAGTACTAGAAAAATGGAAATCTGAACAACAGAAATTTAACAGTCTTCGAGGTAAACTTAACGAAGCAGGAAGGATTGTAGCTGCTGAAGTTGACTCTTTATTTGATACGCAAAAAAACTATCTTGATGCAGTGGATGAGGTGGAGAGGGTTTTTCGAGAAAAGATAAATGAGCTTGCCAATGCTCATTTTCCATTTGATGCAGACAATGACAGTATATTGGAAAGTCTTCTCTCAATATTTGAGTCAAAAGTGGGAGAACCCTACGATGAGCAAACTTTACAGAGCTTGTATAAAGAAGCCGAAGATAGATACAAAAAATTACAACCTCCTGGCTTTGGGGATGTTAAAGACAAGGGAGATGAACGGAAGTATGGAGACTTCATTCTTTGGAAACAAATATTAACTTTTGCACAGAGAGCGTCTCTACCCATCGTTTTTGTGACAGGGGAGAAAAAAGGAGACTGGTGGATAAAGAACAATGGAGAGATCGTTTCTCCGCATATAGAACTAAGACGCGAATTTCAGGAATATGTGAAACAACCATTTTGGATATATCGAACTCAACGTTTTTTGGAAATGGCTAAAGATAAATTGATGGTTGAGATTAATCCAAGATCAATCGAAGAAACAAATGCAATTGCCGATGCTGACTTGATTGATGAACAAAATGATAAGGTTATTGAGCAAGCAATTGCACAGACACTAATACCTAATTCAGATCTGCTAAAAGAACTTGCACGGTCACAAATTAATTATTCAGATATGCAGAAAGCAATTGCACAGACACTAATACCTAATTCAGATGTGCTAAAAGAACTTGCACGGTCACAAATTAATTATTCAGATATGCAGAAAGCAGTTGGACAGACACTAATACCTAATTCAGATGTGCTAAAAGAACTTGCACGGTTACAAATTAATTATTCAGATATACAGAAAGCAATTGGACAGACACTAATACCTAATTCAGATGCGCTAAAAAAACTTGCACGGCTACAAATGGCTAATTCGGCTGCCACGCTAAAAGCACTTGAACAGATACGAAGACTTTAA
- a CDS encoding SMI1/KNR4 family protein has protein sequence MSIRNLPEPLQLIFNQNQLLPCSDLEIIQFEQQQGITLPSIYKDFLKMMGHGAGKFLRGSDCFYQHLPQIQECAKQLLVENDFPEALPEDAFVFFMHQGYQFSFFRLSEGDNPPTYSYCEGQQEYYFVKSHDTFSDFLAVEIELYLKSSYLFKCF, from the coding sequence ATGTCAATTCGCAATTTACCCGAACCACTTCAGCTTATTTTTAACCAGAATCAGCTTTTGCCATGTTCAGATTTGGAAATAATTCAATTTGAACAACAACAAGGTATTACTTTGCCCAGTATTTACAAAGATTTTCTCAAGATGATGGGGCATGGTGCAGGTAAGTTTTTGCGTGGCTCTGATTGCTTTTACCAGCATCTACCGCAAATTCAAGAATGCGCTAAACAACTTTTGGTAGAAAATGATTTTCCTGAAGCTTTGCCAGAGGATGCTTTTGTATTTTTTATGCACCAGGGTTATCAGTTTAGCTTTTTCAGGCTTTCAGAAGGTGATAACCCACCAACTTACTCATATTGCGAAGGGCAGCAAGAGTATTATTTTGTCAAAAGTCATGATACGTTTAGTGACTTTCTAGCAGTGGAAATAGAGCTATATTTAAAGTCTTCGTATCTGTTCAAGTGCTTTTAG
- a CDS encoding Rieske (2Fe-2S) protein, translated as MQFADFWYIVALSEQLQPNKVLPRTVLGEWLAIFRGEDGQPVALRDRCLHRNSRLSSGKICDGALQCPYHGWV; from the coding sequence ATGCAATTTGCAGATTTCTGGTATATTGTCGCACTCAGCGAACAGCTACAACCTAACAAGGTATTACCACGAACCGTTTTAGGAGAATGGTTAGCGATATTTCGCGGTGAAGATGGACAACCGGTAGCTTTGCGCGATCGCTGTTTACACCGCAATAGCCGTCTATCATCAGGTAAAATCTGTGACGGTGCTTTACAATGTCCCTATCATGGTTGGGTATAG
- a CDS encoding ferritin-like domain-containing protein, with the protein MDSKYKIVGFDLPHTDSDDRLRRILTAALPNPNNSATYLQLNYWNAEFFNLHQVKTFQQSNINEQSAILELANRSLLEESYFIEKAGVGYMAKMVLLAETVEERIVYGLFTADEASHLHQISHFLPAMEIISTDDPFLRLLSEVVESVDKTVLLFVLQVVLEGWGLSHYRRLAKECRYPVLAELFSSFLQSESRHHATGTTLFNQITVSAFSQTTILDVLAQFLFMVQVGPQSLLAAIEQVKGHLTRSQKIQILEELDTETHSGTRLQILRSLMGIKSAQPILQTLEERGAFEPLPAHQCV; encoded by the coding sequence ATGGATTCAAAATATAAGATTGTCGGTTTTGACCTACCACACACAGATTCTGATGACCGTTTGCGACGGATATTAACAGCAGCATTACCTAATCCTAATAATTCTGCTACTTACCTGCAATTAAATTATTGGAATGCTGAATTTTTTAACTTACATCAAGTCAAAACTTTTCAACAATCTAATATTAATGAACAATCTGCTATTCTAGAACTTGCTAACCGCAGCCTATTAGAAGAATCATATTTCATTGAGAAAGCAGGGGTTGGCTACATGGCAAAAATGGTACTGTTAGCCGAAACAGTTGAAGAACGAATCGTTTATGGATTGTTTACGGCTGATGAAGCTAGCCACCTTCACCAAATTAGCCATTTTTTACCAGCAATGGAAATAATTAGTACGGACGATCCGTTTTTGCGCTTACTATCAGAAGTGGTTGAAAGTGTAGATAAAACAGTTTTGTTGTTTGTGCTGCAAGTCGTTTTAGAAGGATGGGGTTTAAGCCATTATCGGCGTTTAGCGAAGGAATGCCGCTATCCAGTTTTAGCAGAACTTTTTTCCAGTTTTTTACAATCTGAATCCCGTCATCACGCTACAGGAACCACCTTGTTTAATCAAATTACTGTTTCAGCATTCAGTCAAACAACAATTCTTGATGTCTTGGCACAGTTTTTGTTTATGGTACAGGTAGGTCCACAAAGCTTACTTGCAGCAATCGAACAAGTGAAAGGACATCTGACGCGATCGCAAAAAATCCAAATTTTAGAAGAACTAGATACAGAGACTCATAGCGGAACACGATTACAAATATTGCGATCGCTCATGGGGATAAAATCAGCCCAGCCTATCCTGCAAACCTTAGAAGAACGCGGAGCCTTTGAACCCCTCCCCGCCCATCAATGTGTGTAA
- a CDS encoding aromatic ring-hydroxylating oxygenase subunit alpha — protein MQIFNNWNVIAKGWYIACPSREIPKKTAKSVDVCGHKIAIFRGEDGQVRALDAYCPHLGTDLGIGKVDGNWIRCTFHHWAFDETGLCQNIPCQSEIPSQAKLQAYATEEKYGFIWIYPDAKAPEGVADFDELKGKEIVAQADIAFARSCHHHICMMNGIDAQHLKTIHRLDIKMDLSLQQSELGTQIDFTMRGQFPQTTWREKLGQKFLGSTYQYSMRYAHGCIGLLTMMKDVRLFPPLYMIYAYTPIAPGRTIIQPIYVTEKRQGILGYLLSQFLLFCTRLAYYMLRDEDGKIYDNIRFNPKLLLSIDRPLAEYMEYVNQLKPSRWSKNRGVE, from the coding sequence ATGCAAATATTTAACAACTGGAATGTAATTGCTAAGGGTTGGTATATTGCCTGTCCTAGTCGTGAAATCCCTAAAAAAACAGCAAAATCTGTAGACGTGTGCGGTCATAAAATTGCCATTTTTAGAGGTGAAGATGGGCAAGTGCGGGCTTTGGATGCTTACTGCCCTCATTTGGGGACAGATTTAGGAATTGGGAAGGTTGATGGTAATTGGATTCGTTGTACATTTCATCATTGGGCATTTGATGAAACAGGGCTTTGTCAAAATATTCCCTGTCAATCAGAAATTCCTAGTCAAGCTAAATTACAAGCTTATGCAACAGAGGAAAAGTATGGATTTATCTGGATTTATCCAGATGCTAAAGCACCAGAGGGAGTAGCTGATTTTGATGAATTAAAAGGTAAAGAAATTGTTGCACAAGCTGATATTGCATTTGCAAGAAGTTGCCATCACCATATTTGTATGATGAATGGGATTGATGCTCAACATTTAAAAACAATTCATCGTTTAGACATCAAAATGGATCTGTCGCTACAGCAAAGCGAATTAGGCACACAAATAGACTTTACAATGCGGGGACAATTCCCTCAAACTACTTGGAGAGAAAAGTTAGGTCAAAAATTTCTTGGTTCTACATATCAGTATTCAATGCGTTATGCTCATGGCTGCATTGGTTTGTTAACAATGATGAAAGATGTCAGGCTTTTTCCGCCACTGTATATGATATATGCTTATACTCCAATTGCACCTGGAAGAACGATAATTCAACCGATTTATGTAACTGAAAAACGTCAAGGTATTCTAGGGTATCTGCTGAGTCAGTTTTTGCTATTCTGTACGCGCTTGGCTTACTATATGCTCAGAGATGAAGATGGCAAGATTTACGACAATATTCGCTTTAATCCGAAATTGCTCCTTAGTATTGATCGGCCATTAGCTGAATATATGGAGTATGTAAACCAGCTAAAACCGTCTAGATGGTCAAAAAATAGGGGTGTAGAATAG
- a CDS encoding aromatic ring-hydroxylating dioxygenase subunit alpha encodes MIAVPAEGDDFKPSPQRRARCYATKEQDGYVYVRLADTPSVNLEPFSMPHYGQTGWETVRVINRFANNVTNCAENFIDIPHTAFVHPGVFRTSRQQKLEMTVERWNGSVLVEYRNENSNLGWYSRFLNLQGAEIKHSDRFYMPNITSVEYRMAQNRHLFITSQSIPETDNSTLVYTDVTYNYGIWNKLARPFVRWTAQHIIRQDVEILGIQGEAIAKYGTQFYNTPADTIHIFVESIMAAISRGEDPRLLPNQSVKVIFWV; translated from the coding sequence GTGATTGCTGTTCCAGCCGAAGGAGATGATTTTAAACCTTCCCCACAGCGTCGAGCCAGGTGTTACGCTACCAAAGAACAGGATGGCTATGTTTATGTGCGGCTAGCCGATACCCCAAGTGTTAATCTTGAACCCTTTTCTATGCCTCACTACGGGCAAACAGGATGGGAGACGGTACGGGTAATTAACCGTTTTGCTAACAATGTGACTAATTGTGCGGAGAACTTTATTGATATTCCCCATACGGCTTTTGTTCATCCTGGTGTTTTCCGTACTTCCCGCCAACAAAAGTTAGAGATGACTGTTGAACGCTGGAATGGTTCGGTTTTGGTGGAGTATCGCAACGAAAACAGTAATTTGGGATGGTACAGCCGTTTTCTGAATTTGCAGGGTGCAGAGATTAAACATAGCGATCGCTTTTATATGCCAAATATTACTTCTGTAGAGTATAGAATGGCACAAAATCGCCATTTGTTCATTACCAGTCAATCTATTCCAGAAACCGATAATTCAACTCTGGTTTACACCGATGTCACCTATAACTATGGTATTTGGAATAAGTTAGCACGTCCCTTTGTGCGGTGGACTGCTCAACACATTATCCGCCAAGACGTGGAAATTTTGGGTATTCAGGGGGAAGCGATCGCTAAATACGGCACACAATTTTATAATACGCCTGCGGACACAATTCATATATTTGTAGAGTCAATTATGGCAGCCATATCTCGTGGAGAAGATCCGCGTTTATTGCCAAATCAATCAGTAAAAGTTATATTTTGGGTTTAA
- a CDS encoding 2Fe-2S iron-sulfur cluster-binding protein, which yields MAEFCKISFPGSDFVPITLECHQNLSEHLTIQNSPVLFGCRTGICGTCLVEVIGDIIPPQPDEQEMLETLAANHPHARLACQLDVTGNLEIRKI from the coding sequence ATGGCTGAATTCTGTAAGATATCGTTTCCAGGAAGTGATTTTGTTCCTATCACTCTGGAATGTCATCAAAATTTGTCTGAACATCTCACGATTCAGAATTCACCTGTTTTATTTGGTTGTCGGACTGGTATTTGTGGCACTTGTTTGGTTGAGGTTATTGGTGATATTATTCCTCCCCAACCTGATGAACAGGAAATGTTAGAGACATTAGCAGCTAATCATCCTCATGCGCGGTTAGCTTGTCAGCTTGATGTTACAGGTAATCTTGAAATTCGTAAGATTTAG
- a CDS encoding Mpo1-like protein: MSNINSNPQQSLRNRINSQIIDHPFTDYWDIFILKHQHPINITLHILGIFFFYGLLFYTWKSQNFWLLLGLPLTQLLGLTGHFLFERSHIDLQDAVFSWRASYCLGKMLLRILMGKYQDDIRQRQEILNNYANI, from the coding sequence ATGAGTAATATCAATTCTAATCCTCAACAAAGCTTGAGAAATCGGATTAATAGTCAAATTATAGATCATCCTTTTACAGATTATTGGGATATTTTTATTCTTAAACATCAACATCCAATAAATATTACTCTACACATTCTGGGAATATTCTTTTTTTACGGTTTACTCTTTTATACTTGGAAATCGCAAAATTTTTGGTTACTCTTGGGCTTACCGTTAACTCAATTATTGGGATTAACCGGACATTTTTTATTTGAACGTAGCCATATTGATTTACAAGATGCTGTATTTTCTTGGCGGGCTTCTTACTGTTTGGGTAAAATGTTATTGAGGATTTTGATGGGTAAATATCAAGATGATATTCGCCAACGACAAGAAATATTAAACAATTATGCAAATATTTAA
- a CDS encoding aromatic ring-hydroxylating dioxygenase subunit alpha, producing the protein MVSTNPQSNFNNPTQFIEGWYWTLPSKKLKNGKVKAITLLGRNLAIYRGVSGQVVAIDAYCPHMGAHLAEGKVEGDGIRCFFHNWKYDSRGICVDVPSLGKPLPVCIKSWHTAEKYGMIWIWVGEEKPSLLPFVPELEQADCDYILGTRFVKNCHPNVLLINAIDAHHFNTVHNLPLEIVFDSQNLNPNAITFSNTTRGGDDSWLIRLIRPLYRNEVTYSMCYWYGSTGTVMLGPDFLHFYIMFTLRMIEGGKTEGQTILVTPKRPGFWGWVLNRGLLWLTQQVGNYFAKGDTQVFQTIQFDLKTPTKADQSILEFIQHVNHQKSLTWGTWHSVNYPNIQILSTPSPEHGFKI; encoded by the coding sequence ATGGTATCTACAAATCCACAATCAAACTTTAACAATCCGACACAATTTATAGAGGGATGGTACTGGACATTACCATCAAAAAAATTAAAAAATGGCAAGGTAAAAGCTATAACTTTGCTAGGTAGAAATCTGGCAATTTATCGGGGAGTTAGTGGTCAGGTAGTAGCTATAGATGCTTATTGTCCTCACATGGGCGCTCATTTAGCAGAAGGGAAGGTAGAAGGTGATGGAATTCGCTGCTTTTTTCATAATTGGAAGTATGACAGTCGCGGAATTTGTGTAGATGTTCCTTCTCTCGGAAAACCGCTACCTGTGTGTATTAAAAGTTGGCATACGGCGGAAAAGTACGGCATGATTTGGATTTGGGTGGGAGAAGAAAAGCCAAGTTTGCTGCCTTTTGTACCAGAACTAGAACAGGCAGATTGTGATTATATATTGGGGACTCGGTTTGTCAAAAACTGCCATCCCAATGTCTTACTAATTAATGCGATTGATGCTCACCATTTCAATACAGTACACAATTTGCCCTTAGAGATTGTATTTGATTCTCAAAACCTGAACCCCAACGCTATTACCTTCAGTAATACTACACGAGGAGGGGATGATTCGTGGTTAATTCGCCTGATTCGTCCTCTATATCGCAACGAAGTTACTTATAGTATGTGTTACTGGTATGGCAGTACTGGTACTGTGATGCTAGGCCCGGATTTCCTGCACTTCTACATTATGTTTACACTGCGAATGATCGAAGGTGGTAAAACTGAAGGGCAAACAATTCTTGTCACTCCCAAGCGTCCTGGATTTTGGGGATGGGTTTTAAATCGTGGTTTATTATGGTTAACCCAGCAGGTTGGTAATTATTTTGCAAAAGGGGATACGCAGGTATTTCAAACAATTCAGTTTGATTTGAAGACTCCTACTAAAGCAGATCAATCTATTCTGGAATTTATTCAGCACGTTAATCACCAGAAATCCTTAACCTGGGGAACTTGGCATTCTGTTAATTATCCAAATATTCAAATCCTATCAACACCTAGCCCTGAACATGGATTCAAAATATAA